The following coding sequences lie in one Paucidesulfovibrio gracilis DSM 16080 genomic window:
- a CDS encoding DUF4911 domain-containing protein produces MTRSKSRGRRPRKGRVYPAPAHSARLYVRVRREHIGLFRFLLEAWDNLALFTVVDRLRGVLLLRFSPHQESEVRGFLAAAAEEMPLSVEYDPAGTQP; encoded by the coding sequence ATGACCCGATCCAAATCCCGTGGCCGACGCCCGCGCAAGGGGCGCGTGTATCCGGCTCCGGCCCATTCCGCCCGGCTCTACGTGCGCGTGCGGCGCGAACATATCGGCCTGTTCCGCTTTCTGCTGGAAGCCTGGGACAATCTGGCGCTGTTCACGGTGGTGGACCGCTTGCGTGGAGTGCTCCTGCTCCGCTTCAGCCCGCACCAGGAATCCGAAGTACGCGGTTTTCTTGCAGCCGCTGCCGAAGAGATGCCCCTTTCCGTGGAGTATGACCCGGCCGGCACCCAGCCCTGA
- a CDS encoding type II toxin-antitoxin system RelE/ParE family toxin: MRKVRLTPSAKGHLKSVWRYTYETWGEGKADVYLAEIDAKLNQLTDNPNLGRTRPDVKANYHSIKVNKHIVFYLFDDEHIDVIGVLHEKMDVLTRL, encoded by the coding sequence ATGCGTAAAGTCCGTCTTACCCCTTCTGCCAAAGGGCACTTGAAATCCGTTTGGCGGTACACCTATGAAACGTGGGGCGAAGGTAAAGCTGACGTATATCTTGCTGAGATCGATGCCAAATTGAACCAATTGACTGATAATCCCAATCTTGGGAGAACCAGACCAGATGTCAAAGCCAACTACCACTCGATCAAAGTCAACAAACACATTGTCTTTTACCTCTTCGATGACGAGCACATTGATGTCATTGGTGTCCTGCATGAAAAGATGGACGTTTTGACAAGGCTGTAG
- a CDS encoding SEC-C metal-binding domain-containing protein, with protein sequence MMNSYRTSCGQKNIRWGVAVPSKMDIPAVVDPKQLKRIENVHRGFFYQHLYAVGCMLLAAKGGVEYISVERDEDIEVISAKSHIYIQIKTRKESLIESDIRGSLELFEEIKEKHSRGDRSLSPFLVIVSNVEPGGGLRKKMKEGSWSDDVNIVTPGGASYFDFLPPAWKDIQTGMDWCVRLADEIEYTTLTPQNIVFKLAAWVQFLCTGEQDENHIIDLEAIKSLFEQIVTQLQGMPEPPEEYYGLEGDLCFPSDALVRLVTGLSGAGKTAWVAHESIRIGVPVVYFDVAGVEKENILPSFVREVAAALAGKSSKSLGEILLPGSSAVDSLRALNFYLKTQAVHPYLVVDNSHRVPSESLRVMVGACPEARWLLLSHPGALSSQIEISLDVKAKELGGWSVETIGAILSSKGVNFRIKDCDRLKTATGGLPLYVLSSISLVQKEYKGQLIEFLNDFERSDNWEQSAQERILSDSFDRLGIDSKSVCGILKICEGVPLNKDELSTAYDLAFPDAGKIGKAIRSAIDGGVVQRLEGATYKLHDAFGVIAQSWLDLNDDDELQTLKRTIIKVLSSSTDFVFSIDRILLQLQLLNAVGEYERLIDVCTSMAEPFQEMGISSHIESLLHNIVKTNSDVTSRDLFWVYDTFAFFDLQNGAISSAKKWLNKMKPRVDEFDVGSREHTNYFMKEMLVASRERNISKAKKVYKSKLSIIEDPFLSRFIKYNYAVVLYDNKQYSEASDQAFSLVLEYLRMLGLSFDDIDAKNPPEILKKITTEYDPDDFKRLADCYDLHARSVLESGGYYGLAKLHAFKFYNMAHAFTSAMTVGQDIVDDFISPLGAVDAARQFIEQTLLPSAKSYKMMDWIIPIRSQYAVVLAYCGASLEAAKQLEIVEPFRNAVDSRFQKELENHARMTVAIIRGYLKPPPRMASEGRGLYHSAGAKVGRNSPCPCGSGKKYKKCCGA encoded by the coding sequence ATGATGAATAGTTATCGAACTTCATGTGGTCAGAAAAATATTAGATGGGGTGTTGCAGTGCCTTCTAAAATGGATATCCCGGCTGTTGTAGACCCAAAGCAGTTAAAGCGGATCGAGAATGTTCATAGAGGCTTTTTTTATCAGCATTTGTATGCAGTTGGATGCATGTTATTGGCTGCAAAGGGAGGTGTTGAGTACATATCCGTCGAACGAGATGAAGATATAGAAGTTATCAGTGCTAAGTCTCATATATACATACAAATAAAGACAAGGAAGGAGTCTCTTATTGAAAGTGATATAAGAGGCTCATTGGAATTGTTCGAAGAAATAAAAGAAAAACATTCGAGAGGTGATCGTTCTCTTTCCCCATTTCTTGTTATTGTTAGTAATGTCGAGCCGGGTGGTGGGCTGCGAAAAAAAATGAAAGAAGGCTCTTGGTCAGATGACGTAAATATTGTCACTCCAGGTGGGGCGAGTTATTTCGATTTTCTTCCTCCTGCTTGGAAAGATATCCAGACAGGGATGGACTGGTGTGTAAGGCTGGCTGATGAAATTGAATATACGACGTTAACCCCTCAAAATATTGTTTTCAAGCTCGCCGCATGGGTTCAGTTTTTATGCACAGGGGAGCAGGACGAAAACCACATAATTGATCTTGAAGCGATCAAGTCACTCTTTGAACAAATCGTAACTCAATTACAAGGCATGCCCGAACCCCCTGAAGAGTACTATGGGTTAGAGGGGGATTTGTGCTTTCCTTCTGATGCGTTGGTGCGATTAGTTACTGGTCTGTCTGGGGCTGGTAAGACGGCGTGGGTTGCTCATGAATCAATACGTATTGGTGTTCCCGTTGTATATTTTGATGTTGCTGGGGTTGAGAAAGAAAACATTTTGCCATCTTTTGTGAGGGAAGTCGCCGCCGCCCTAGCAGGTAAAAGCAGCAAGAGCCTGGGAGAGATTTTGTTGCCAGGTTCGTCCGCAGTGGACTCCTTACGAGCTTTGAATTTTTATCTTAAAACTCAAGCTGTGCATCCATATTTAGTCGTAGACAATTCTCATCGTGTTCCCTCAGAGAGTTTGAGGGTGATGGTCGGTGCATGTCCAGAGGCGCGTTGGCTTCTTCTGTCGCATCCAGGAGCATTGTCAAGTCAAATAGAAATATCTCTTGACGTTAAAGCGAAGGAGTTGGGCGGATGGTCTGTAGAGACAATAGGGGCAATTCTTAGCTCTAAGGGAGTTAATTTTCGTATTAAGGATTGCGACCGGCTCAAAACTGCAACAGGTGGACTTCCGCTCTATGTATTAAGTTCTATATCGCTTGTTCAGAAGGAATACAAAGGTCAACTAATTGAATTTTTAAACGATTTTGAAAGATCTGATAACTGGGAGCAGTCAGCGCAGGAGCGCATCCTGTCTGACAGCTTTGACCGTCTCGGTATTGATTCTAAGTCTGTGTGTGGAATTTTAAAGATTTGCGAAGGCGTTCCCCTTAATAAAGATGAATTGTCAACTGCCTACGATTTAGCATTTCCTGATGCTGGGAAAATTGGAAAAGCAATTAGATCAGCGATTGATGGGGGAGTCGTCCAGCGTTTGGAGGGAGCAACATACAAGCTCCATGATGCATTTGGGGTAATAGCGCAGAGTTGGTTGGATTTGAACGATGATGATGAACTTCAAACATTGAAGCGTACAATCATAAAAGTTCTTTCTTCTTCAACGGATTTTGTGTTCAGTATTGATAGGATCCTCCTTCAGTTGCAGCTGCTAAATGCCGTTGGTGAGTATGAGCGACTTATTGATGTATGCACATCAATGGCGGAGCCGTTTCAGGAAATGGGCATCTCAAGCCATATTGAGTCGTTACTCCATAACATTGTAAAAACTAATTCAGACGTTACTAGTCGTGATCTGTTTTGGGTATATGACACTTTTGCTTTTTTTGATTTGCAGAATGGTGCAATTTCATCCGCTAAAAAATGGCTTAACAAAATGAAGCCTCGCGTTGATGAGTTTGATGTCGGCAGCCGTGAGCATACCAATTACTTTATGAAAGAAATGCTCGTCGCATCAAGAGAGCGGAATATCTCAAAAGCAAAAAAAGTCTACAAAAGCAAACTATCCATCATTGAGGATCCATTCCTATCGAGATTTATCAAGTATAATTACGCAGTCGTTTTGTATGACAATAAGCAGTATTCAGAGGCTTCCGACCAGGCATTTTCGCTTGTTCTTGAATATTTACGAATGCTTGGCTTGTCCTTTGATGACATCGATGCAAAGAATCCTCCAGAAATATTAAAGAAAATTACCACTGAGTATGATCCTGATGATTTTAAACGATTGGCTGATTGCTATGATCTCCACGCCCGGTCTGTGTTGGAGAGTGGTGGGTATTATGGATTGGCGAAGCTTCATGCGTTTAAGTTTTACAACATGGCGCATGCTTTCACTTCAGCAATGACGGTCGGTCAGGACATCGTTGATGATTTTATCAGTCCTCTTGGTGCTGTTGATGCTGCAAGGCAGTTTATCGAGCAAACTTTGCTGCCATCTGCTAAGTCTTACAAAATGATGGATTGGATCATACCAATTAGAAGTCAATATGCAGTCGTGTTGGCTTACTGCGGAGCTTCGCTCGAAGCCGCTAAGCAGCTTGAGATTGTAGAACCTTTTAGAAATGCCGTTGATTCGAGATTTCAAAAAGAACTAGAGAATCACGCCCGAATGACAGTTGCTATCATACGAGGCTATCTTAAGCCGCCTCCACGGATGGCGAGTGAAGGAAGGGGGCTATATCATTCAGCTGGCGCTAAGGTTGGGAGAAATTCTCCATGCCCATGTGGCTCAGGGAAAAAATATAAGAAATGCTGCGGAGCATAG
- a CDS encoding tetratricopeptide repeat protein, with protein MRCMVRLAFALLMAAMLAGALTACGGSGSDEETDLLEVREAYMNGFYVEAKEGYESYLQRYPKGSHRLEAWERLLEISLNVKGDLDRSIVLLEAMILEYGEKSDAAWKLMFQLAELYEQRGDRTKALDTWEKCLELGGEDPGRRVETMLRMAAVHRVLRNYDHALSLLQQCEQQAPDGPTRARCQYEEAQTYSFMQSWGQAKEVLEVIMADGVADEETHALAVFLLADVYEQEMDYERARELFESIADTYPNPKVIQIRLRNMGR; from the coding sequence ATGCGTTGCATGGTGCGTCTCGCATTCGCGCTGCTTATGGCGGCGATGCTGGCAGGAGCGCTCACGGCCTGCGGTGGATCCGGTTCCGATGAGGAAACCGATCTGCTGGAGGTCCGCGAGGCGTACATGAACGGCTTTTATGTGGAAGCCAAGGAGGGCTACGAGTCCTACCTGCAACGCTATCCCAAGGGATCGCATCGGCTGGAAGCCTGGGAACGGCTTTTGGAAATCTCCCTGAACGTCAAGGGGGATCTGGACCGCTCCATTGTGTTGCTTGAGGCCATGATCCTGGAATATGGAGAAAAGTCCGATGCAGCCTGGAAGCTCATGTTCCAGCTGGCCGAGTTGTATGAACAGCGCGGCGACCGGACCAAGGCGCTGGATACCTGGGAAAAGTGTCTGGAGCTAGGCGGGGAGGATCCCGGACGCCGTGTGGAAACCATGCTGCGCATGGCTGCGGTGCACCGGGTTCTGCGTAACTATGACCACGCCCTGTCCCTGTTGCAGCAATGTGAGCAACAGGCGCCGGACGGACCCACCCGCGCCCGCTGTCAGTACGAGGAGGCCCAGACCTACAGCTTTATGCAGAGCTGGGGCCAGGCCAAGGAAGTGCTGGAAGTGATTATGGCTGATGGCGTGGCGGACGAGGAAACCCACGCCCTGGCCGTGTTTCTGCTCGCCGACGTGTACGAGCAGGAAATGGATTATGAGCGGGCCAGGGAGTTGTTCGAGTCCATAGCGGACACGTATCCCAACCCCAAGGTCATTCAAATCCGCTTGCGCAATATGGGCCGCTGA
- a CDS encoding polymorphic toxin type 44 domain-containing protein — MSGHWNQHIGDDQLVYGMPKHMSAVAGSGNEATYWRYHPKPQACDKCQAMKGLWFDENPGRVHPNCRCEIEEFRAIKVTGRAEGILVPPGVDLAANIAEARRVKRICDAFILNFPPYSSASFSLKCAWVVFKFSPGADYDFKKDGHPEYEDFGNYHYGLYTEALGLNATFTQAAAGFVQLCTRTSSWDFEETWFDDPRDNAMVRKGQGSPLLR; from the coding sequence ATGAGCGGACATTGGAATCAACACATTGGCGACGATCAGCTTGTATACGGGATGCCGAAACACATGAGTGCGGTTGCCGGAAGTGGAAACGAGGCAACATACTGGCGTTATCATCCGAAGCCGCAAGCGTGCGACAAATGCCAGGCAATGAAAGGGCTATGGTTCGATGAAAATCCTGGACGTGTGCACCCGAACTGCAGGTGCGAAATCGAAGAGTTCAGAGCTATCAAAGTCACCGGCAGAGCCGAAGGAATACTTGTACCGCCTGGAGTCGACCTGGCAGCCAATATCGCAGAAGCGAGAAGGGTAAAAAGAATATGCGATGCGTTCATTCTCAACTTCCCGCCCTATTCATCTGCGAGCTTCTCCCTCAAATGCGCATGGGTTGTTTTCAAATTCTCTCCTGGAGCCGACTACGACTTCAAGAAGGATGGACACCCTGAATATGAAGATTTTGGCAACTACCACTATGGGCTTTACACCGAAGCCCTCGGCCTCAATGCCACCTTCACTCAAGCCGCTGCGGGCTTTGTCCAGCTCTGCACGCGCACATCTAGTTGGGACTTCGAAGAAACTTGGTTTGATGATCCGAGAGACAATGCCATGGTCAGAAAGGGACAAGGTTCTCCCTTGCTCAGATAA
- a CDS encoding type II toxin-antitoxin system ParD family antitoxin gives MHISLTPELEAQVKSKVETGHYNNASEVIRDALRFMIQHEDLVHLMKLDAMRKELAVGEKQALNNEFSDSSISDIIQESKSGINA, from the coding sequence ATGCATATCTCCCTGACCCCAGAGTTGGAAGCTCAGGTAAAAAGCAAGGTAGAAACTGGACATTACAACAATGCCAGTGAGGTTATACGAGACGCATTGCGATTCATGATCCAGCATGAAGATCTCGTTCATCTCATGAAACTTGATGCCATGCGCAAGGAATTGGCTGTCGGTGAAAAGCAGGCATTGAACAACGAGTTTTCCGATTCCAGCATTTCGGATATCATCCAAGAATCCAAATCTGGGATCAATGCGTAA
- the gyrA gene encoding DNA gyrase subunit A has protein sequence MSDFITIEEELKKSYLEYSLSVIIGRAIPDVRDGLKPVHRRILYAMHDLGNTYNRAYKKSARVVGDVIGKYHPHGDSAVYDALVRMAQDFSMRDPLVDGQGNFGSIDGDAAAAMRYTEVRMARLCGEFLADIDKKTVDFRPNYDNTLQEPEVLPTKVPNLLLNGTSGIAVGMATNIPPHNLGELVDGTLHLLRNPECSVEELMGLIKGPDFPTGASVYGGQGLRDAYTTGRGSIRIRGKVDVEPLKGNREAIIIREIPYAVNKSTLVEKIAQLVHEKKIEGVSDLRDESDRNGIRIVMELKRGSIAEIIVNALYKFTPLETSFGINMMAVAGNRPMLLNLKQVLAYFLEHRREVIIRRTRFDLDKSEKRAHILEGLKIAVDNIDEVVRLIRASASPDEAKAALKERFGLTDVQTQAILDMRLQRLTGLERDKLEAEYQDLLEKIKYFKSILEDSNVLRGVIDDELTEIRKTYTTPRRSVLLTDDPYDINIEDLIADDDTVITLSQRGYVKRTPLSNYQSQKRGGKGVAGVQTGDGDFVHNFLLTTNHQTLLLFTNLGRMYQLKVHQVPEGSRYAKGVHIANLVPLAKDEHVAAALATREFDKERFLLFVTKRGMIKRSSMELYGNCRSTGIKAVTLKEGDELMTVKEVPNETDCLLITAEGISIRFNIQDARPMGRVAAGVKGIALRDKDQVVSAVIAANGRDNLLTVSEGGYGKRTHLEQYRLQSRGGKGIINMRVTAKTGPVMGAILVGDGDEMVLLTSGNKIIRMGVGEISQTRGRATQGVRLVQMDGGHVVGFDLVLDKGIDEGE, from the coding sequence ATGAGCGATTTTATAACCATCGAGGAAGAACTCAAGAAAAGTTATCTTGAGTACTCCTTGAGCGTGATCATCGGTCGCGCCATCCCGGACGTGCGCGACGGGCTTAAACCCGTGCACCGGCGCATTTTGTACGCCATGCACGACCTGGGCAACACCTACAACCGGGCCTACAAAAAGTCCGCCCGCGTGGTCGGTGACGTCATCGGTAAATATCACCCCCATGGTGATTCCGCCGTGTATGACGCCCTGGTGCGCATGGCCCAGGATTTTTCCATGCGCGACCCCCTGGTGGACGGCCAGGGTAACTTCGGATCCATTGACGGCGACGCGGCCGCGGCCATGCGTTACACCGAAGTTCGTATGGCGCGGCTCTGCGGGGAATTCCTGGCGGACATCGACAAAAAAACCGTGGATTTCCGCCCCAACTACGACAACACCCTCCAGGAGCCGGAAGTCCTGCCCACCAAGGTACCGAACCTGCTGCTCAACGGCACGTCCGGCATCGCCGTGGGCATGGCCACCAACATTCCGCCCCACAACCTGGGCGAACTGGTGGACGGCACCCTGCACCTGCTCCGCAACCCCGAGTGCTCCGTGGAAGAGCTGATGGGCCTGATCAAGGGACCGGACTTCCCCACGGGCGCGTCCGTCTACGGCGGTCAGGGACTGCGCGACGCCTACACCACGGGACGCGGCAGCATCCGCATCCGGGGCAAGGTGGATGTGGAGCCGCTCAAGGGCAACCGCGAAGCCATCATCATCCGGGAAATTCCCTATGCGGTGAACAAATCCACCCTGGTGGAAAAAATCGCCCAGCTCGTACACGAGAAAAAAATCGAAGGCGTTTCCGATCTGCGCGACGAATCCGACCGCAACGGCATCCGCATTGTCATGGAGCTGAAACGCGGATCCATCGCCGAGATCATCGTCAACGCCCTGTATAAGTTCACGCCCCTGGAAACCAGCTTCGGCATCAACATGATGGCCGTGGCCGGCAACCGGCCCATGCTCCTGAACCTTAAGCAGGTGCTGGCCTACTTCCTGGAGCATCGGCGCGAGGTTATCATCCGCCGGACCCGGTTCGACCTGGATAAGAGCGAAAAGCGCGCCCACATCCTGGAAGGCCTCAAGATCGCGGTGGACAACATTGACGAAGTGGTGCGGCTGATCCGCGCTTCCGCCAGTCCGGACGAGGCCAAGGCCGCACTCAAGGAGCGTTTCGGACTCACCGACGTGCAGACCCAGGCCATTTTGGACATGCGCCTGCAACGCCTCACCGGTCTGGAGCGGGACAAGCTGGAAGCCGAATATCAGGATCTTTTGGAAAAGATTAAATACTTCAAAAGTATTCTTGAGGACAGCAATGTGCTGCGCGGCGTCATTGACGACGAACTCACCGAGATTCGCAAGACCTACACCACCCCGCGCCGGAGCGTGCTGCTCACGGACGATCCCTACGACATCAACATCGAGGATCTTATCGCGGACGACGACACGGTCATCACGCTGTCCCAGCGGGGCTACGTGAAGCGTACGCCGCTTTCCAACTACCAATCCCAGAAACGGGGCGGCAAGGGCGTGGCCGGCGTGCAGACCGGGGACGGCGATTTCGTCCATAACTTCCTGCTGACCACCAATCATCAGACCCTGCTGCTCTTCACCAACCTGGGCCGCATGTACCAGCTCAAGGTCCACCAGGTGCCTGAGGGCAGCCGCTACGCCAAGGGCGTGCATATCGCCAACCTTGTGCCTCTGGCTAAGGATGAGCATGTGGCGGCGGCGCTGGCCACCCGCGAATTCGACAAGGAGCGTTTCCTGCTCTTTGTGACCAAGCGGGGCATGATCAAGCGTTCCAGCATGGAGCTGTACGGCAACTGCCGTTCCACGGGCATCAAGGCCGTGACCCTCAAGGAGGGCGACGAGCTGATGACCGTGAAGGAAGTACCCAACGAAACCGACTGCCTGTTGATCACGGCTGAGGGTATCTCCATCCGCTTCAACATCCAGGACGCCCGGCCCATGGGCCGCGTGGCCGCCGGAGTCAAGGGCATTGCCCTGCGCGACAAGGATCAGGTCGTATCCGCTGTCATCGCTGCCAACGGCCGCGACAATCTGCTCACCGTGTCCGAGGGCGGATACGGCAAACGCACGCATTTGGAGCAATACCGCTTGCAGAGCCGCGGCGGGAAGGGCATCATCAACATGCGCGTCACCGCCAAGACCGGACCCGTTATGGGCGCGATTCTGGTGGGCGACGGCGACGAAATGGTGCTGCTCACCTCGGGCAACAAGATCATCCGCATGGGAGTTGGCGAAATCAGCCAGACCCGCGGACGCGCCACCCAGGGCGTGCGCCTCGTGCAGATGGACGGCGGCCACGTTGTCGGCTTTGATCTGGTGCTCGACAAGGGAATCGACGAGGGAGAATAA
- the gyrB gene encoding DNA topoisomerase (ATP-hydrolyzing) subunit B, translated as MTEQRNGGYTADSITILEGLSAVRKRPAMYIGSTDGRGLHHLVYEVVDNSIDEAMGGYCTRVKVQLHMDNSVTVTDNGRGIPVDMHPKENRPALEVVMTTLHAGGKFDNDSYKVSGGLHGVGVSCVNALSEFMEATVRRDGKTWRQKYERGVPASPLEEIGESTSTGTAIRFRPDEEIFEVNQFDYNILRKRLQELAYLNSGLRIEFIDERSGESESFFFEGGIRSYIKDINSSQNTVSDVIHGQGESDSVLTEFAVQYNTGFKENVLTFANNIRTVEGGTHLAGFRTALTRALNNYIANADLPKKLARKVSGEDVREGLTAVVSVKLPMPQFEGQTKTKLGNSEVSGIVAGLVYEKLSQFFAENPKDIKAILEKVIDAARARDAARKARDLVRRKGALSDNALPGKLADCQTKKAEESEIFIVEGDSAGGSAKQGRDPRCQAILPLRGKILNVEKTRFDKMLSNKEIRAMITALGIGVGEEEQKDYDKLRYHKIVIMTDADVDGSHIRTLLLTFFFRQYPELIDRGHLYIAQPPLFRVHKGKFERFIKDETELNDFLLGSISKDLIVHSPSGFEYAGEQLVEFADQIRFVRSKVADAVNMGIEENLFLHLLDSVNRLSFRWFEKEENDPEAFFADMGERGYTVRLESEREEEAEKDRAFIVFENKNGHRTRLPMEFFNSKLYRHAYDANRKLMDECGGTDFELRRGEEQHEVSGLFETLETILNLAHRSFQIQRYKGLGEMNPEQLWSTTMDPTKRTMLQVQVNELTAANDIFQDLMGDNVVPRREFIERNALAVRELDI; from the coding sequence ATGACCGAACAGAGGAACGGCGGATATACCGCCGACAGCATCACCATTCTTGAGGGGCTTTCCGCAGTCCGTAAACGCCCGGCCATGTACATCGGGTCCACGGACGGGCGCGGCCTGCATCACCTTGTGTACGAGGTGGTGGACAACTCCATTGACGAGGCCATGGGCGGCTATTGCACACGCGTAAAGGTGCAGCTGCACATGGACAATTCCGTGACCGTCACGGACAACGGCCGCGGCATCCCCGTGGACATGCATCCCAAGGAAAACCGCCCCGCCCTGGAAGTGGTCATGACCACGCTGCACGCGGGCGGCAAATTCGACAATGATTCGTACAAGGTTTCCGGGGGTCTGCACGGCGTGGGCGTCTCCTGCGTGAACGCCCTGTCCGAGTTCATGGAGGCCACGGTGCGCCGCGACGGCAAGACCTGGCGCCAAAAGTACGAGCGGGGCGTGCCGGCCAGCCCGCTGGAAGAAATCGGCGAGTCCACCAGCACCGGCACCGCCATCCGCTTCCGGCCCGACGAGGAAATCTTCGAGGTCAACCAGTTCGACTACAACATCCTGCGCAAACGCCTGCAGGAACTGGCCTACCTCAACTCCGGCCTGCGCATCGAATTCATTGACGAGCGGAGCGGCGAGTCCGAGTCATTTTTCTTTGAAGGGGGCATCCGCTCCTACATCAAGGACATCAATTCCTCGCAAAACACGGTAAGCGATGTGATCCACGGCCAGGGCGAATCCGATTCCGTGCTCACGGAATTTGCCGTGCAGTACAACACCGGATTCAAGGAAAACGTCCTCACCTTTGCCAACAACATCCGCACCGTGGAGGGCGGCACGCACCTGGCCGGCTTCCGCACCGCTCTGACGCGCGCCCTGAACAATTACATCGCCAATGCGGACCTGCCCAAAAAACTGGCCCGCAAGGTCTCGGGCGAGGATGTGCGCGAGGGACTCACCGCCGTGGTCAGCGTGAAGCTGCCCATGCCCCAGTTCGAGGGGCAGACCAAGACCAAGCTGGGCAACTCCGAGGTGAGCGGCATTGTGGCCGGACTGGTCTATGAAAAACTTTCCCAGTTTTTTGCGGAGAACCCCAAGGACATCAAGGCCATTCTGGAAAAGGTCATTGATGCGGCCCGGGCCAGGGACGCGGCGCGCAAGGCCCGCGATCTGGTGCGACGCAAGGGCGCCCTGTCGGACAACGCCCTGCCCGGCAAGCTGGCCGACTGCCAGACCAAGAAAGCCGAGGAATCGGAAATCTTCATTGTTGAGGGTGATTCTGCGGGCGGCTCCGCCAAGCAGGGACGCGATCCACGGTGTCAGGCCATTTTGCCCTTGCGCGGCAAGATTCTGAACGTGGAAAAAACCCGCTTTGACAAAATGCTTTCCAACAAGGAAATCCGGGCCATGATCACGGCCCTGGGTATCGGCGTGGGCGAGGAGGAGCAAAAGGATTACGACAAGCTCCGCTACCACAAGATCGTTATCATGACTGACGCCGATGTGGATGGATCGCACATCCGCACCCTGCTGCTGACCTTCTTTTTCCGGCAGTATCCCGAGCTGATTGATCGCGGCCACCTCTACATCGCCCAGCCGCCGCTCTTCCGCGTACATAAGGGCAAGTTCGAGCGGTTCATCAAGGACGAAACCGAGCTGAACGACTTCCTTCTGGGCAGCATCAGCAAGGATCTTATCGTGCATTCCCCCAGCGGGTTCGAGTACGCCGGAGAACAGCTTGTGGAATTCGCGGACCAGATCCGCTTCGTGCGCTCCAAGGTGGCGGACGCCGTGAACATGGGCATTGAGGAAAACCTCTTTCTCCACCTGCTCGACAGCGTGAACCGGCTTTCCTTCCGTTGGTTCGAGAAGGAAGAGAATGATCCTGAGGCCTTTTTCGCGGACATGGGCGAACGCGGATACACCGTGCGCCTGGAGAGCGAGCGCGAGGAGGAAGCGGAAAAGGACCGCGCCTTCATCGTGTTTGAAAACAAGAACGGTCACCGCACCCGGCTGCCCATGGAATTTTTCAATTCCAAGCTCTACCGCCATGCCTACGACGCCAACCGCAAGCTTATGGACGAGTGCGGGGGAACGGACTTTGAATTGCGTCGCGGCGAGGAACAACACGAAGTGAGCGGGCTGTTCGAGACCCTGGAAACCATCCTGAACCTGGCGCATCGCAGCTTCCAGATTCAGCGCTACAAGGGTCTGGGTGAAATGAACCCGGAACAGCTCTGGTCCACCACCATGGACCCGACCAAGCGAACCATGCTTCAGGTCCAGGTGAACGAGCTGACAGCCGCCAACGACATCTTCCAGGATCTCATGGGAGACAACGTGGTGCCGCGTCGGGAATTCATCGAACGCAACGCCCTGGCCGTGCGCGAGCTGGATATCTAG